A single region of the Pseudomonas granadensis genome encodes:
- the tal gene encoding transaldolase codes for MTSKLEQLKQFTTVVADTGDFEAIARVKPVDATTNPSLLLKAAAIPAYAELLNACVSDCKGDVGLASDRFGVAVGQEILKVIPGRISTEVDARLSFDKDAVLKRAHRLIELYDKAGIGRDRVLIKIASTWEGIRAAEVLEKEGIQTNLTLLFSFAQAAACADAGVFLISPFVGRIYDWYKKANGNDYTGADDPGVQSVTRIYNYYKANDYKTVVMGASFRNLSQIEQLAGCDRLTISPDLIDKLAADTGKLERKLAPGNAGEARLSLNESQFRWLSNEDAMATEKLAEGIRQFARDQEKLEALLQAKL; via the coding sequence ATGACTTCCAAGCTGGAACAACTCAAACAATTCACCACCGTGGTTGCCGACACCGGCGACTTCGAAGCGATCGCCCGGGTCAAACCGGTCGACGCCACCACCAACCCTTCCCTGCTCCTCAAGGCGGCGGCCATTCCGGCCTACGCCGAACTGCTTAATGCCTGCGTCAGCGACTGCAAAGGCGATGTCGGCCTGGCCAGCGACCGCTTCGGCGTTGCGGTCGGCCAGGAAATCCTCAAGGTCATTCCGGGCCGTATCTCCACCGAAGTGGATGCGCGCTTGTCGTTCGACAAGGATGCCGTGCTCAAACGCGCCCATCGCCTGATCGAGCTGTACGACAAGGCTGGCATTGGCCGCGACCGTGTACTGATCAAGATCGCCTCGACCTGGGAAGGCATCCGCGCTGCTGAAGTGCTGGAAAAGGAAGGCATTCAGACCAACCTGACCCTGCTGTTCTCCTTCGCCCAGGCCGCCGCTTGCGCTGACGCCGGTGTGTTCCTGATTTCGCCGTTCGTGGGCCGTATCTACGACTGGTACAAGAAAGCCAACGGCAACGACTACACCGGCGCCGATGATCCGGGCGTGCAGTCGGTCACCCGCATCTACAACTACTACAAGGCCAATGACTACAAGACCGTGGTCATGGGCGCGAGCTTCCGCAACCTCAGCCAGATCGAACAACTGGCCGGTTGCGACCGCCTGACCATCAGCCCGGACCTGATCGACAAGCTGGCTGCCGACACCGGCAAGCTGGAGCGCAAACTGGCGCCAGGCAATGCCGGCGAAGCGCGTCTGAGCCTCAACGAATCGCAGTTCCGCTGGTTGTCCAACGAAGACGCGATGGCCACCGAGAAACTGGCTGAGGGCATTCGTCAGTTCGCCCGCGACCAGGAAAAACTCGAGGCGCTGTTGCAGGCCAAGCTGTGA